One genomic window of Notamacropus eugenii isolate mMacEug1 chromosome 6, mMacEug1.pri_v2, whole genome shotgun sequence includes the following:
- the LOC140511694 gene encoding zinc finger protein ZIC 4-like, whose protein sequence is MSVEALGSPVMEPAALSKRNPALRLVDLAGAHHHHHHHHHHHPPQSVTGFPVFAGHPHSMAPSHPGEYAAESRLGPSPFRAEHMGHHHPSALKISPAHHPHPHHRHQHHHHHHHHHHHHSPPPPPPPPPHSMAGGHAEVVGSPTGAFGPVPSTVIPYPVSHPAQALSAGRDFLIRRDLPAPMMPGLSEQPPAPNSHHGMFVSTTGSYSGHHGHHHPEDGHHSLFSGLHELPPQASPGGHLNGQIRLGLPGDMYARSEHFTQVPASRTDPFAAASLHNYGGMNLNVNLAPHHGPGAFFRYMRQPIKQELICKWIEVEQAPKRLCNKTFSTMHELVTHVTVEHVGGPEQSNHICFWEECPREGKPFKAKYKLVNHIRVHTGEKPFPCPFPGCGKVFARSENLKIHKRTHTGEKPFKCEFEGCDRRFANSSDRKKHSHVHTSDKPYNCKVRGCDKSYTHPSSLRKHMKVHCKSPPPSSGYDSSTPSLVSPSSDSGRDPPGSAAAPAEPGASSRAANLSEWYVCQSSGPNALPAPPSPAPSPDSGEAAAAAAAEAAAEAAEAAAATAAGAAAAGAAATAAAAATAAGAAAAAAHTNCDARPCY, encoded by the exons ATGAGTGTGGAGGCTTTGGGGAGCCCAGTGATGGAACCAGCTGCACTCTCCAAACGGAACCCGGCGCTGAGATTAGTTGACTTGGCAGGGgctcatcatcaccatcaccaccatcatcaccaccatccccCACAGAGCGTCACAGGCTTCCCGGTGTTCGCCGGTCACCCCCACTCAATGGCTCCCTCGCACCCTGGGGAGTACGCTGCTGAATCCCGCCTAGGGCCGAGTCCATTCCGAGCCGAACACATGGGGCACCATCATCCCTCGGCCCTCAAAATCAGCCCTGCCCATCATCCTCATCCCCATCACCGAcaccaacatcatcatcatcatcaccaccatcaccaccatcattctcctcctcctcctcctccaccacctccTCATTCTATGGCAGGAGGCCACGCTGAGGTGGTCGGTAGTCCAACCGGAGCGTTTGGCCCAGTGCCTTCAACAGTTATCCCTTACCCTGTCTCCCACCCCGCTCAGGCGCTTTCAGCAGGTAGGGACTTCTTAATACGCAGAGATCTGCCAGCCCCCATGATGCCAGGGCTAAGTGAGCAGCCCCCTGCTCCCAATTCTCACCACGGAATGTTTGTCTCAACAACAGGTAGCTATTCTGGACACCATGGCCACCACCACCCCGAAGATGggcatcactctcttttctctggaCTCCATGAGCTGCCTCCCCAGGCCTCCCCAGGTGGTCATCTGAACGGACAGATAAGACTGGGGCTACCTGGAGACATGTACGCCAGGTCCGAGCATTTCACTCAAGTGCCCGCCTCCAGGACAGATCCTTTCGCTGCAGCTTCTCTGCATAACTACGGGGGAATGAACCTGAACGTGAACCTAGCTCCCCACCACGGCCCCGGAGCCTTCTTTCGCTATATGCGGCAGCCCATCAAGCAGGAACTCATCTGTAAGTGGATCGAGGTGGAGCAAGCGCCCAAAAGACTTTGCAACAAAACTTTCAGCACCATGCACGAGTTGGTAACTCATGTCACGGTGGAGCACGTTGGCGGCCCGGAGCAGTCCAATCACATCTGCTTCTGGGAAGAGTGTCCGAGAGAGGGGAAACCTTTCAAAGCCAAATACAAACTTGTAAATCACATCCGAGTGCACACGGGGGAAAAGCCCTTTCCTTGTCCTTTCCCGGGGTGTGGGAAAGTGTTTGCTAGATCAGAAAATCtcaaaatacacaaaagaactcACACAG GAGAAAAACCATTCAAATGTGAATTTGAAGGCTGTGACAGACGATTCGCGAACAGCAGCGACAGGAAGAAACACTCTCACGTGCACACCAGCGACAAACCGTACAACTGCAAAGTGAGAGGCTGTGACAAATCCTACACGCACCCCAGCTCCTTGAGGAAACACATGAAAGTGCATTGCAAGTCTCCTCCTCCGAGCTCGGGTTACGactcctccaccccttccctggTGTCACCCTCCTCGGACTCCGGGCGGGATCCCCCCGGCTCGGCTGCAGCCCCCGCGGAGCCGGGTGCCTCGTCGCGGGCGGCGAACCTGAGCGAATGGTACGTGTGTCAGAGCTCCGGGCCCAACGCGCTCCCGGCTCCTCCCAGTCCGGCTCCGTCACCTGACTCGGgagaggcggcggcggcggcggcggcagagGCGGCGGCAGAggcggcggaggcggcggcggccacAGCGGCTGGGGCAGCGGCGGCGGGAGCGGCAGccacggcggcggcggcggccacggcaGCGGGGGCAGCGGCGGCTGCTGCTCACACGAACTGCGATGCTAGGCCGTGTTactaa